In the genome of Epinephelus lanceolatus isolate andai-2023 chromosome 18, ASM4190304v1, whole genome shotgun sequence, one region contains:
- the LOC117268045 gene encoding arf-GAP with dual PH domain-containing protein 1-like: protein MRESLRRAAAEQSRHLGSNIYMMASDQEKNRQRLKQLLGKPGNGNCADCGAPDPEWASYTLGVFVCLSCSGLHRNIAQISKVKSILLDPWSSAEVEFMDSVGNNAAKAKYEKIVPAFFYCPTHKDCMLLRDQWIRAKYERKEFQCVERQEPYSAGYREGFLWKRGRDNGQYLSRKFILSEREGVLKYFNKHDAREPKAIMKINTVNATFQPTKIGIAHGLQVTYLKDNSTRNVFVYHEDGKEMVDWFNAIRAARFHYLQVAFPGASNSDLMPKLSRNYIKEGYMEKTGPKHTEGFKKRWFTMDDRRLMYFKDPLDAYARGEVFIGSRENSYTVLPGLPPNIQGYHWQFGITIVTPDRKFLFACETEEDQKDWIAAFQTVINRPMLPQEYAVEAYFKHKP from the exons ATGCGTGAGAGTTTGAGGCGTGCAGCCGCTGAGCAGAGTAGGCATCTGGGCTCCAACATTTACATGATGGCTTCGGATCAAGAGAAGAACAGGCAGCGTTTGAAGCAGCTGCTGGGGAAACCTGGGAATGGAAACTGTGCCGACTGCGGAGCTCCAG ATCCGGAGTGGGCGTCCTACACCCtgggagtgtttgtgtgtctcagcTGCTCGGGCCTTCATAGAAACATTGCTCAGATCAGCAAGGTGAAATCCATCCTGTTGGATCCCTGGAGCTCTGCTGAGGTGGAG TTCATGGACTCTGTGGGTAACAACGCTGCCAAGGCCAAATATGAAAAGATAGTTCCTGCCTTCTTCTACTGTCCTACACACAAAGACTGCAT GCTCCTGCGGGACCAATGGATCCGAGCCAAGTACGAGAGGAAGGAGTTCCAGTGTGTGGAGAGGCAGGAGCCCTACTCGGCAG GCTACAGAGAGGGGTTTCTATGGAAACGAGGCCGAGACAACGGACAGTACCTCAGCCGAAAATTTATTCTGTCCGAACGGGAAGGTGTTTTGAAGTACTTCAACAAACATGAT GCCAGAGAGCCCAAAGCGATAATGAAGATCAATACTGTTAATGCCACTTTCCAGCCGACAAAAATAGGCATCGCCCACGGCCTGCAGGTCACCTATTTGAAGGACAACAGCACTAGGAATGTCTTTGTTTACCACGAGGATGGAAAG GAAATGGTGGACTGGTTCAACGCCATCAGAGCAGCTAGGTTTCATTACCTGCAGGTGGCTTTTCCTGGAGCTTCCAACTCTGAT ttgaTGCCAAAGCTATCCAGGAACTACATAAAGGAGGGTTACATGGAGAAGACTGGTCCAAAG CACACAGAGGGCTTCAAGAAGAGATGGTTTACGATGGATGACAGGAGGCTCATGTACTTCAAAGATCCACTG GATGCCTATGCACGAGGTGAGGTGTTCATCGGCAGCAGGGAAAACAGCTACACTGTGCTTCCCGGCCTCCCCCCGAACATACAGGGCTACCACTGGCAGTTTGGCATTACGATAGTGACCCCAGACAGGAAGTTTCTATTTGCGTGCGAGACTGAGGAGGATCAGAAAGACTGGATCGCTGCATTTCAAACAGTAATCAACAGACCAATGCTGCCTCAGGAGTACGCAG TGGAGGCCTATTTTAAGCACAAACCATGA
- the rnps1 gene encoding RNA-binding protein with serine-rich domain 1, with product MAPSPTKRKEEEKTKDRGKEKTGTKEGDKDRGRDKARKRRSASTGSSSSRSRSSSTSSSSSGSSSGSSSGSSSSGSSRSGSSSSRSSSSSSSSGSPSPSRRRHDNRRRSRSASKTQKRGDDKERRKRSPSPKPTKVHLGRLTRNVTKDHIQEIFSTYGKIKMVEMPMDRVHPHLSRGYAYVEFESPEEAQKALKHMDGGQIDGQEITASAVLTQRVRPPPRRPSPPRRMPPPQHMWRRSPPRMRRRSRSPRRRSPVRRRSRSRSPGRRRHRSRSSSNSSR from the exons GGCACCATCACCCACGAAgcggaaggaggaggagaaaacaaaagacagagGCAAAGAAAAGACTGGCACCAAGGAAGGAGACAAGGACAGAGGACGGGACAAAGCAAGGAAACGTCGCAGTGCCTCTActggcagtagcagcagcag GTCCAGATCGAGCTCTACTTCAAGCAGCAGCTCCGGCTCCAGCTCAGGTTCCTCAAGTGGCTCCAGCTCATCTGGCTCCAGCCGCTCTGGTTCTTCAAGCTCtcgttcctcctcctcttccagctCCTCAGGCTCCCCCAGCCCCAGCCGTAGACGCCACGACAACCGCCGCCGTTCCCGCTCAGC GTCCAAAACACAGAAGAGAGGAGATGATAAGGAGCGAAGGAAAAGAAGCCCCAGCCCAAAACCAACTAAAGTTCACTTAGGGCGGCTGACCAGGAATGTCACCAAG GACCACATCCAGGAGATCTTTTCCACTTATGGAAAAATCAAAATGGTTGAAATGCCAATGGACAGAGTCCACCCACACCTGTCCAGGGGCTACGCTTACGTGGAGTTTGAGAGTCCTGAGGAGGCCCAGAAGGCCCTGAAACACATGGACGGAG GTCAGATTGATGGACAAGAAATCACTGCATCTGCCGTGCTAACTCAGCGAGTGCGTCCTCCACCTCGCAGACCTTCTCCTCCTCGCAGAATGCCTCCACCACAACATATGTGGCGTCGCAGTCCACCACGCATGAGGAGAAG GTCCCGCTCTCCAAGGAGGCGGTCCCCAGTACGCCGCCGCTCTCGCTCCAGATCTCCTGGTCGCAGGCGCCACCGGTCTCGTTCCAGCTCCAACTCCTCCAGATAG